The proteins below come from a single Treponema phagedenis genomic window:
- the serS gene encoding serine--tRNA ligase encodes MLDYRFIKENLAAVKKNITDRNMHADADAVVTLFDARTELVTELQGLQAKRNENAQKMKQKLEPEERNQLVEAGKVLKTEIAEVEAKLGETEKKLEEAARLIPNMAHPDAPVGKEDKDNTEVKRVGVVPSFDFEPKDHVQLGEALDIVDFDAGTKVSGVKFYYLKNEGVFLEQALILYGLNVLRKHGFTPFITPDIAKEEILQGIGFIPRGEESNVYTLEGEGTCLVATAEITLGGYHADEILSQTKLPLLYCGLSHCFRREAGAAGQFSKGLYRVHQFTKLEMFVYCLPEESDSWHEKLRAIEEELFIGLDIPFRVVDTCTGDLGAPAYRKWDLEAWMPGRNGGEWGEITSTSNCTDYQARRLNVRYKDTDGKNKFVHMLNGTAIAVSRALVAIIENYQQKDGSIKVPAALIPYCGFDTIKAKK; translated from the coding sequence ATGTTAGACTATAGATTTATTAAAGAAAATTTAGCTGCGGTAAAAAAGAATATCACCGATAGAAATATGCACGCCGATGCCGATGCGGTGGTAACCCTTTTTGATGCCCGTACGGAACTTGTAACTGAATTGCAAGGTTTACAAGCAAAGCGAAATGAAAACGCACAAAAGATGAAGCAAAAGCTTGAGCCGGAAGAACGAAATCAGCTGGTGGAAGCAGGAAAGGTATTAAAAACCGAAATCGCCGAGGTTGAAGCAAAACTCGGCGAAACCGAAAAAAAACTTGAAGAAGCTGCCCGCTTGATTCCGAACATGGCGCATCCCGATGCACCGGTAGGCAAAGAAGACAAAGACAACACCGAAGTAAAACGGGTAGGGGTGGTGCCTTCATTTGACTTTGAGCCGAAAGATCATGTGCAGCTCGGCGAAGCTTTGGACATTGTCGACTTTGATGCAGGAACCAAAGTTTCGGGCGTAAAGTTTTATTATTTGAAAAATGAAGGAGTATTCCTTGAACAGGCGCTTATCTTGTATGGGCTTAATGTTTTAAGAAAACACGGATTTACGCCGTTTATCACTCCAGACATTGCAAAAGAAGAAATCTTGCAAGGAATCGGCTTTATTCCTCGCGGCGAAGAATCAAACGTGTATACGCTTGAAGGGGAGGGCACCTGCCTAGTTGCAACTGCTGAAATTACACTCGGCGGCTATCATGCCGATGAAATTCTTTCGCAAACAAAATTGCCGCTTCTATATTGCGGACTCTCTCATTGTTTCAGAAGAGAGGCGGGCGCCGCGGGGCAATTTTCAAAAGGGTTATATCGGGTACATCAGTTTACCAAGCTTGAAATGTTTGTGTACTGCCTGCCCGAAGAATCCGACAGCTGGCATGAAAAACTGCGCGCGATCGAAGAAGAACTCTTTATCGGGCTTGACATTCCTTTCCGCGTTGTTGATACCTGCACCGGAGACTTGGGAGCGCCCGCATACCGCAAGTGGGACCTTGAAGCGTGGATGCCGGGCAGAAACGGCGGCGAATGGGGAGAAATTACTTCCACCTCTAACTGCACCGATTATCAGGCACGCCGGCTAAATGTCCGCTACAAAGACACCGACGGAAAAAACAAATTCGTACACATGCTAAACGGAACCGCCATCGCCGTCTCCCGCGCCCTTGTCGCAATCATAGAAAATTACCAGCAAAAAGACGGCAGCATCAAAGTTCCCGCAGCCCTTATCCCTTACTGCGGCTTCGATACCATTAAAGCAAAAAAATAA
- a CDS encoding CpXC domain-containing protein: MKIKCKCDYSFEIEYKKTLSLDDNPQLIDDIINGKFLSFICPSCRSKINMELKTEFIWKAKKTKLLFAPEQDRIECLSSCAGEKMIDSKTDKEIENTYVKKDQTPVIGYPELVDRLSALRNNLNPETIEAVKFFILEGAKNLDVKKASIYFEKILPDEKLEFHVHGIKKDETAIMPIPKTLYTQIEKDKKKHTEIFAALYLGSYLSYKNIFIGEK; encoded by the coding sequence ATGAAAATTAAATGTAAATGTGATTATAGTTTTGAAATTGAGTATAAAAAAACTCTTTCCCTTGATGATAATCCTCAGCTCATCGATGATATTATAAACGGTAAATTCTTATCTTTTATTTGTCCTTCCTGCCGTTCAAAAATCAATATGGAATTAAAAACAGAATTTATCTGGAAGGCAAAAAAAACAAAACTCTTATTTGCCCCCGAACAGGATAGAATTGAATGCCTTTCCTCTTGTGCGGGAGAAAAAATGATTGACAGTAAAACCGATAAAGAAATAGAAAACACCTATGTAAAAAAAGATCAAACGCCGGTTATCGGCTATCCCGAACTTGTCGATCGGCTCAGCGCTTTACGCAATAATCTCAATCCTGAAACAATCGAAGCGGTGAAATTTTTCATTCTTGAAGGTGCAAAAAATCTTGATGTAAAAAAAGCAAGCATTTACTTTGAAAAAATACTGCCTGATGAAAAACTTGAATTTCATGTACACGGCATAAAAAAAGATGAAACGGCAATTATGCCTATCCCCAAAACACTCTACACACAAATTGAAAAAGATAAAAAAAAGCATACAGAAATTTTTGCCGCCCTATATCTTGGCTCATATCTATCGTATAAAAATATTTTTATCGGAGAAAAATAA
- a CDS encoding WD40 repeat domain-containing protein — protein MKIKTSIVFFLFLSLNIFPQEAQQPYTDILGQEPETSVEEQETKPAENPEPTESIPQHPDSQKHDTETKIDADKPTENSNAQPEQKINKTTEKNESQTETATESETGKTSADEQPTDSTDQATETPEAEKTAHPADEKKEEPDEQKDASPEDTESSQKDKTLPNKNEESKTPEQEEIERLEAEKKKQEQSIADAKKLLKERTKIPHLFEGGVTAIAAHFSTSFFAGGKDGFLTKYSYPNLEPDTWQISRFPIKYLAIHPKGKYIAAYESDGFGLHRVSLWDWEEKKQVFVKRFTGAVVSLSWSAQGSFLFVGTASLEGITVFDLHGNPQKLFDAPPGIVLLAATGLNEKNIVTYGETGRLVYTNVKKKKILTQFITESKLETPALIKNYTQIIGYKNNKVYVVKADGGEVLAEYPAKNAIFASKITDSLPIWIERSSKRNYWHLRQGNKTSGDFALPNKAVITSARHIQSSIILGTDKGVLYKMQQKPDGSVTLTELTPEYYSPVSDVQSAGSLLYFLSEGKIYSLTEPEAEPALIYAKAKGDRFLLYENGFIIWSSKKTAPIYYYSQDLQTEKIIFRPRSAITTLSVYKDTIAFAEPFSGVSLINIITAKRTFFYKAVGIQEALQINDDSVLVSKSASDGLSSPLFLINIQTEEIFPFTIQGDFAFGLSIDADQPNYLAFFLLQQKPENVKTDLIGMRINQNKISESTFTVLLSYKDEDIDPSLYLRKYVILTNLGKNSLVAQNKRIRETYRLPRDYALPKKSCIIKSFLISLNTDGSLSWYSQNGKRFIKTIRLKETDI, from the coding sequence ATGAAAATAAAAACCTCAATTGTATTTTTTCTTTTTCTTTCGTTGAATATATTTCCTCAAGAAGCTCAACAACCGTATACCGATATTCTCGGACAGGAGCCTGAAACTTCCGTAGAAGAGCAAGAAACAAAACCCGCAGAGAATCCGGAACCAACAGAAAGCATTCCACAACATCCCGATTCACAAAAGCACGATACCGAGACAAAAATTGATGCAGATAAGCCGACAGAAAACAGTAATGCGCAGCCGGAGCAAAAAATAAACAAAACAACTGAAAAAAACGAATCTCAAACGGAGACGGCAACCGAATCTGAGACAGGAAAAACCTCTGCTGATGAACAGCCTACCGACAGCACCGATCAAGCAACTGAAACCCCTGAGGCGGAAAAAACCGCGCATCCTGCTGATGAAAAAAAAGAAGAACCCGATGAACAAAAAGATGCTTCACCGGAAGATACAGAGAGTAGTCAAAAAGACAAAACACTTCCAAATAAAAACGAGGAATCAAAAACGCCTGAGCAGGAAGAAATTGAGCGATTAGAAGCGGAAAAGAAAAAACAGGAACAATCAATTGCCGATGCAAAAAAACTTCTAAAAGAACGCACAAAAATACCGCATCTTTTTGAGGGCGGAGTTACCGCAATCGCCGCTCATTTTAGCACCTCATTTTTTGCGGGGGGAAAAGACGGCTTTCTCACTAAATATTCTTATCCAAACCTTGAGCCTGACACATGGCAGATTTCCCGATTCCCCATAAAATACCTTGCGATTCATCCGAAGGGCAAATATATTGCCGCATATGAAAGCGACGGTTTTGGACTGCATCGGGTTAGCCTTTGGGACTGGGAAGAAAAAAAACAGGTTTTTGTAAAGCGGTTCACCGGCGCCGTTGTCTCTCTTTCATGGTCTGCACAGGGAAGTTTTCTGTTCGTTGGCACCGCCTCTCTTGAAGGCATCACGGTTTTTGATTTGCACGGTAATCCGCAAAAACTTTTCGACGCGCCGCCCGGTATTGTCTTGCTTGCTGCAACGGGATTAAACGAAAAAAACATTGTAACATACGGAGAAACCGGACGCTTGGTGTATACAAATGTTAAAAAGAAAAAAATTCTTACTCAATTTATTACCGAAAGCAAACTGGAAACGCCGGCTTTAATCAAAAATTACACGCAGATTATTGGATATAAAAATAATAAAGTATATGTTGTAAAAGCGGATGGAGGAGAAGTTCTTGCTGAATATCCGGCAAAAAATGCGATTTTTGCCTCGAAAATAACTGACTCCCTGCCGATATGGATTGAACGCTCATCAAAAAGAAACTACTGGCATTTAAGACAGGGAAATAAAACCTCAGGCGACTTTGCCTTACCGAATAAGGCGGTTATTACTTCCGCACGCCATATTCAATCGAGCATCATTCTGGGAACAGACAAAGGCGTGTTATATAAAATGCAGCAAAAGCCTGACGGCTCTGTTACCCTTACAGAATTAACTCCTGAATATTATTCTCCAGTAAGCGACGTGCAATCTGCAGGTTCTCTGCTTTATTTTTTATCTGAGGGAAAAATTTATTCTCTTACCGAGCCGGAGGCGGAACCTGCCCTTATTTATGCAAAGGCAAAAGGAGATCGCTTCCTACTATATGAAAACGGCTTTATTATTTGGTCAAGCAAAAAAACCGCACCAATCTATTATTATTCACAGGATTTGCAAACTGAAAAAATTATCTTCCGTCCTCGGTCTGCAATAACTACGCTTTCGGTTTATAAAGATACCATTGCCTTCGCCGAACCTTTCAGCGGGGTTTCTCTCATTAATATTATTACCGCAAAAAGAACTTTCTTTTACAAAGCAGTGGGGATACAAGAAGCTTTACAAATTAACGACGATTCTGTTTTAGTCTCTAAAAGTGCATCCGACGGGCTAAGCTCTCCCCTCTTTTTAATCAATATACAAACAGAAGAAATATTTCCTTTTACAATTCAAGGAGATTTTGCTTTCGGACTTTCTATTGATGCCGACCAACCGAATTACCTTGCATTCTTTTTGTTACAGCAAAAGCCAGAAAACGTCAAAACCGATCTGATAGGAATGCGCATAAATCAAAACAAGATTTCAGAGAGCACCTTTACCGTACTTCTTTCATATAAAGATGAAGACATTGACCCATCCTTATATCTTCGAAAATATGTAATACTTACCAATCTTGGCAAGAATTCTCTTGTTGCACAAAATAAGCGAATACGAGAAACATACCGGCTTCCCCGCGATTATGCTTTACCGAAAAAATCTTGTATAATCAAATCCTTTCTCATTAGCCTAAATACCGACGGCTCTCTGTCATGGTACTCACAAAACGGCAAGCGGTTTATAAAAACAATAAGATTAAAAGAGACTGATATTTAA
- the lepB gene encoding signal peptidase I — MPVLMLTAICALIFSFLYPVQNMHGLAFFATVASLIFTACFIFFLFRLIKKQLLKDFIITRKLLEYFPFVLMTCFILSRIGRENTPHTFDVILGSIWFIATALSIVSLFLIGKKRVYKIFPQLPEIEKTKKSLLLGTLEWIDAFVQAACLVLLINIFVFQLYAIPSESMVPGFMIGDRLLVFKTSAGPYFPLSSFRLPQWKQYARGDIVVFSNPNYPDTPETRLKTFLSQLVYMLTFTQKNINVDPVTKQPKADPLVKRITGIPGEKLMLVDGVLYSKTKDSKDFMPVEADKTYATWDLNTLSQSELRLVHRIVLSPQEMELVNSIESKRAKLNFAEAEKEANSIVARLAYLKEGRDVADASEFITRNQHEINTLFGTSSDISRKILTTNGGLAWFKKFMLDWAPYWKEHATEETLYRQRFAQMNALVKLCFGKLILRNIELINSAATEETFESDSQRNELLNEAALYAAFLDIARARNMDEFPTGEGNYIPENCYFMMGDNRLNSTDMRHSYVNHLEPADTHDPSSILFSSNVEPKVIPAEKILGTTNFRFWPLSRIGVPR, encoded by the coding sequence ATGCCTGTTTTAATGCTTACAGCAATTTGCGCGTTGATTTTTTCTTTTTTATATCCCGTGCAAAACATGCACGGACTTGCTTTTTTTGCAACAGTGGCAAGTCTTATTTTTACCGCTTGCTTTATATTTTTTTTATTTCGCCTAATAAAAAAACAACTTTTAAAAGATTTTATCATTACACGAAAACTGCTTGAATACTTTCCTTTTGTTTTAATGACCTGTTTTATTCTTTCCAGAATTGGAAGGGAAAATACGCCTCATACGTTTGATGTTATTTTAGGGAGTATCTGGTTTATTGCTACTGCTTTATCAATCGTTTCATTATTTTTAATCGGAAAAAAAAGAGTTTATAAAATTTTTCCTCAATTGCCGGAGATTGAAAAAACAAAAAAATCTCTTTTGCTGGGAACCCTTGAATGGATTGATGCCTTTGTACAAGCTGCCTGTTTAGTATTGCTGATAAATATTTTTGTTTTTCAACTGTATGCAATTCCTTCGGAATCGATGGTACCCGGATTTATGATCGGAGACCGATTGTTGGTTTTCAAAACTTCAGCGGGTCCATATTTTCCGCTTTCATCTTTTCGACTGCCGCAGTGGAAACAGTATGCGCGAGGCGATATTGTTGTTTTTTCCAATCCGAATTATCCCGATACTCCGGAAACTCGTCTAAAAACCTTTTTATCGCAGCTTGTATACATGCTCACCTTTACACAAAAAAACATCAATGTTGATCCGGTTACCAAGCAGCCGAAAGCAGATCCGCTGGTAAAACGCATTACCGGAATTCCCGGAGAAAAGCTCATGCTTGTTGACGGGGTACTGTACTCAAAAACAAAGGACAGTAAAGATTTTATGCCGGTAGAGGCAGATAAAACCTATGCTACGTGGGACTTAAATACGCTCTCTCAATCGGAGTTACGGTTGGTACATAGAATTGTGCTTTCTCCGCAAGAAATGGAGCTTGTCAATTCTATAGAATCAAAACGCGCAAAACTTAATTTTGCAGAAGCTGAAAAAGAAGCAAATTCTATTGTAGCACGGCTTGCCTATTTAAAAGAAGGCAGAGATGTGGCAGACGCATCTGAATTTATCACCAGAAATCAGCATGAAATAAACACGCTCTTCGGAACTTCAAGCGATATCAGCAGAAAGATTTTAACGACAAACGGAGGGCTTGCATGGTTTAAAAAATTCATGCTGGATTGGGCGCCGTATTGGAAAGAGCACGCAACGGAAGAAACCTTGTATCGACAGCGATTTGCACAAATGAACGCGCTGGTCAAGCTTTGCTTCGGAAAGCTTATTTTACGCAATATTGAGCTTATCAACAGCGCCGCAACGGAAGAAACCTTTGAATCGGATAGTCAAAGAAACGAGCTTTTAAACGAAGCCGCCTTGTATGCCGCATTCTTGGATATCGCCCGTGCGCGTAACATGGATGAATTTCCCACAGGTGAAGGAAATTATATTCCCGAAAACTGTTATTTTATGATGGGGGATAACCGCCTTAACTCAACCGATATGCGCCATTCATACGTAAATCATTTAGAACCGGCTGATACACACGATCCTTCGTCCATTTTATTCAGCTCAAATGTTGAGCCTAAAGTAATCCCCGCTGAAAAAATACTCGGCACCACAAACTTCCGCTTCTGGCCCCTGAGCAGAATCGGTGTGCCGCGATAA
- a CDS encoding Hpt domain-containing protein — translation MDKSTVLNASLALERLGGDTEIYDSLRKTFLEVYANDIEKSLKPVFSLPVSELFSDAEAAHVTHQLKGAALSIGAEKLGNLASEINNLLREQHTSTEQLIEQLTAMLNDLRKYYAQTRAALQA, via the coding sequence ATGGATAAAAGTACAGTTTTAAATGCTTCTTTGGCGCTTGAACGTTTAGGCGGAGATACGGAAATATACGATTCATTACGAAAAACTTTTTTGGAAGTATATGCGAACGATATCGAAAAAAGTTTAAAACCGGTTTTCTCTTTACCAGTGTCGGAGCTTTTTTCCGATGCCGAAGCTGCACATGTTACGCACCAACTAAAAGGAGCTGCTCTCTCGATCGGTGCGGAAAAGCTCGGGAACTTGGCATCGGAGATAAATAATCTCTTACGGGAACAGCATACATCAACGGAACAACTGATAGAGCAGCTAACCGCTATGTTGAATGATTTGCGCAAATATTATGCGCAAACTCGCGCAGCATTACAAGCATAA
- a CDS encoding site-2 protease family protein: MIKILIGLVVLSVVVFFHELGHFIAARLCGVVVETFSIGMGPVLFRKKKGITEYRISAIPLGGYCGMKGEKAFQQALDQKLSTIPAEEGSLYSVGPLKRIIIAFAGPFANLLMAVLALAIVSSIGTNYQTFSNKIAPVYLYRQTNTSPAKTAELKDGDEIIQIGDKKTDTFTDIQKEIMINPQKQLDFTIRRDGEIIHKKITPELNTKTGAGQLGIFYYVPLKIAKIREDGAADRAGLQAGDRIVALNGQEVAHLIQLSYLLQDVKNKTAVFTIVRDNKKEEKTLSIIRTENGSIDLGIFWESQTVTVPGKSFPSSIIDGAKSTGEMFFLTLQSLSLLFKGVELREAVSGPLRITHMIGDIAEYGFKESFLTGLSSLSEFIAIICVSLFLMNLLPIPVLDGGLIFFAIIELIARRQIHPRILYYVQFIGFAFIATVFIFALWSDMSFFLKK, translated from the coding sequence ATGATAAAGATTCTAATCGGTTTAGTGGTTCTCAGTGTTGTAGTTTTTTTTCATGAGCTGGGGCATTTTATTGCAGCCCGACTTTGCGGTGTGGTGGTGGAAACTTTTTCCATCGGCATGGGACCGGTACTGTTTCGCAAAAAAAAAGGTATAACCGAGTATAGAATTTCCGCCATTCCGTTGGGCGGATATTGCGGCATGAAGGGAGAAAAAGCATTTCAGCAAGCCCTTGATCAAAAGCTTTCTACAATTCCGGCGGAAGAAGGCTCACTGTATTCGGTTGGCCCTTTAAAACGGATTATCATTGCTTTCGCGGGCCCTTTTGCAAATCTTCTTATGGCAGTTCTAGCCCTCGCTATTGTTTCTTCCATAGGAACAAATTATCAAACATTCAGTAATAAAATTGCCCCGGTGTATCTTTACCGACAGACAAATACCTCCCCCGCAAAAACTGCCGAACTTAAAGACGGTGATGAAATTATTCAAATAGGCGATAAAAAAACAGATACTTTCACTGACATACAAAAAGAGATTATGATAAATCCTCAAAAACAATTGGACTTTACCATACGCCGCGACGGAGAAATTATACACAAAAAGATTACTCCGGAATTAAACACAAAAACCGGTGCAGGTCAGTTGGGAATTTTTTATTATGTGCCCTTAAAAATAGCTAAAATCCGAGAAGACGGAGCTGCGGATCGGGCAGGATTACAAGCCGGAGACAGAATAGTTGCACTTAACGGACAAGAAGTTGCACATCTTATACAACTTTCCTACCTCCTCCAAGATGTTAAAAATAAAACAGCGGTTTTCACTATTGTAAGAGATAACAAAAAAGAAGAAAAAACGCTTTCGATAATTCGTACCGAAAACGGCTCTATTGATTTAGGAATCTTCTGGGAATCGCAAACAGTTACGGTTCCCGGTAAAAGTTTTCCCTCAAGTATCATCGATGGAGCAAAGTCAACCGGAGAAATGTTTTTTTTAACTTTGCAAAGTCTTTCATTACTTTTTAAAGGAGTGGAATTGCGCGAAGCGGTTTCAGGACCTTTACGAATAACCCATATGATAGGAGATATTGCAGAATACGGATTTAAAGAAAGCTTTCTCACCGGCCTTTCAAGCCTTTCCGAATTTATTGCCATAATTTGCGTATCCTTATTTTTAATGAATCTCTTGCCTATTCCCGTTTTAGACGGAGGCTTGATATTTTTTGCAATAATTGAGCTCATTGCGCGAAGACAAATTCATCCACGCATACTATACTATGTGCAATTTATCGGCTTTGCCTTTATTGCAACTGTTTTTATTTTTGCACTCTGGAGCGATATGAGTTTTTTCTTAAAAAAATGA
- a CDS encoding TraB/GumN family protein, whose translation MSQTIKRIQLKDKEIILLGTAHISKESITEVQNLLKEEKPDCVCVELDQDRYKSLTDEKKWQELDITKVLKEGKGFLLLTNLILASFQKKMGAELGVKPGDEMKAAIKTAEEINASVELVDRPIHLTLKRAWGKNGFFGKAKLLATLLASAFSDEKLTEEEIEALKEKSAMDSMMNEVAEYMPTIKEVLIDERDRYLASKIWETKSKKIIAVLGAGHLPGTETYLHRLDSGEMTADVSDISVIPPKTLSRKIAGWIIPALIIVLLLLGFWRGGIGASAAMLTRWFLWNGSLTALGTLIALGHPLSIIIGFITAPIATLSPVLGVGLFTGLTQAWLRKPQVVDMETLTDNVAHIRGWYKNKIAHVLLIFFLSSLGGAIGNFIAVPALFANLVK comes from the coding sequence ATGAGTCAAACAATCAAACGAATTCAATTAAAGGATAAAGAAATAATCTTACTCGGAACCGCACATATTTCAAAAGAAAGTATTACAGAAGTACAAAATCTTCTTAAAGAAGAGAAGCCCGATTGTGTATGTGTTGAGCTTGATCAAGATCGATATAAATCTCTTACCGATGAAAAAAAATGGCAGGAGCTTGATATTACAAAAGTGCTAAAAGAAGGAAAGGGCTTTTTACTGTTAACCAATCTTATCCTTGCTTCTTTCCAAAAAAAGATGGGCGCAGAACTCGGGGTAAAGCCGGGCGATGAAATGAAAGCGGCAATAAAAACTGCAGAAGAAATAAATGCTTCGGTAGAATTGGTGGACAGACCCATTCATCTTACCTTAAAAAGAGCTTGGGGAAAAAACGGCTTTTTCGGAAAAGCAAAACTTTTAGCAACATTGCTTGCAAGTGCATTCTCTGATGAAAAACTGACAGAAGAAGAAATAGAAGCATTAAAAGAAAAAAGCGCGATGGACAGTATGATGAATGAGGTTGCGGAATATATGCCTACAATCAAAGAGGTGTTGATTGATGAGCGCGACCGCTACCTCGCTTCAAAAATTTGGGAGACCAAAAGTAAAAAAATAATCGCCGTGCTTGGCGCGGGACACCTTCCCGGTACCGAAACCTATTTACATCGACTGGATTCCGGAGAAATGACTGCCGATGTTTCGGACATTTCTGTAATACCGCCTAAAACACTATCCAGAAAAATTGCAGGTTGGATTATTCCGGCTCTTATTATTGTTTTACTACTGCTTGGCTTTTGGCGCGGAGGAATAGGAGCTTCAGCCGCAATGCTTACCCGCTGGTTTTTATGGAACGGCAGCCTTACGGCACTCGGGACACTTATCGCTTTAGGACATCCGCTCAGCATCATCATCGGATTTATTACCGCTCCAATTGCAACGCTCAGCCCGGTTCTCGGTGTCGGATTATTTACCGGCCTTACACAAGCTTGGCTTCGAAAGCCGCAAGTTGTTGATATGGAAACACTTACCGATAATGTTGCCCATATACGGGGGTGGTATAAAAATAAAATTGCGCATGTGCTGCTTATCTTCTTTTTATCAAGCTTAGGCGGTGCCATCGGAAATTTTATCGCGGTACCCGCCTTGTTTGCAAATCTGGTAAAATAA
- the sppA gene encoding signal peptide peptidase SppA yields MSQKKGFFRSLFRSINVLRLVIINIVFFFFFFLFLAALQEGGNKKQPVKKLEQNSVLLINPSGFLSEEERDFDFAKLVFRDEKQIVSVSSIIRALKQAAYDRRIDCVFFDLSGLSGWSSGYFSDFAAALQEYKKSGKKLYVFSNSYSLAKYYLASFADEIILDPLGSVDLSGFYNESLFFGGMEEKFDIHWNVVQAGAYKSMAETYSQKEMSEGVKENHRALFTNIWENYIKEVATNRNLPTDVILHYVDNYLDLLKNHNGDPAETALSAKLVTKIASYEDAEVDLGLVDKDTFFENKNFISLDDYNFYYSHSESTNKIGIIYLKGAISSYGTRQNDAVTSGYMLDLFDLAVNDPDVKAIVLRIDSGGGEVFASEEIRRAVERCIVRAKKPVVVSMGAVAASGAYWIASSADYIFASPYTITGSIGVLAVMPTFEAALQKYLGITVDGVYLHKFRPYTGVKNMSETDKSLLQFEIMSIYKNFITKVSTGRKLSFDKVSDIAGGKVYSGATAKNLGLVDELGNLSDAIAYAAKLADCDGYSTKVIKRPLSYKEELLKSLMEAKAEMNISSNDFRILYELLSLRSKRGVYVYTPVKLQWNTND; encoded by the coding sequence ATGAGTCAAAAAAAAGGTTTTTTTCGCAGTTTATTCAGAAGCATTAATGTGCTGCGCCTTGTTATCATCAATATTGTTTTTTTCTTCTTTTTCTTTCTGTTTTTAGCGGCGCTGCAGGAGGGCGGAAACAAAAAACAGCCGGTTAAAAAACTTGAACAAAATTCGGTTTTATTGATAAATCCTTCGGGGTTTCTTTCGGAAGAAGAACGCGATTTTGATTTTGCAAAATTGGTTTTTCGTGATGAAAAACAGATTGTTTCTGTTTCAAGTATTATACGGGCTTTAAAGCAGGCTGCATACGATAGAAGAATAGATTGTGTTTTTTTTGATCTTTCCGGTTTGAGCGGGTGGAGCTCGGGATATTTTTCTGATTTTGCGGCGGCTCTTCAGGAGTACAAAAAATCAGGTAAAAAACTTTATGTGTTTTCAAATTCTTATAGCCTTGCAAAGTATTATCTTGCATCTTTTGCTGATGAGATTATTTTGGATCCGCTTGGAAGTGTTGACTTATCGGGTTTTTACAACGAAAGTCTTTTTTTTGGTGGCATGGAAGAAAAGTTTGATATTCACTGGAATGTTGTACAGGCAGGTGCGTATAAAAGCATGGCGGAAACCTATTCACAAAAAGAAATGTCTGAGGGAGTAAAAGAAAATCATCGTGCATTGTTTACAAATATTTGGGAAAATTATATTAAGGAGGTAGCGACAAATAGAAATTTACCTACAGATGTCATACTCCATTATGTTGATAATTATCTCGATTTGCTAAAAAACCATAACGGAGATCCTGCCGAAACAGCCTTGTCCGCAAAACTTGTTACAAAGATAGCCTCTTATGAGGACGCTGAAGTTGATTTGGGACTTGTTGATAAGGATACATTCTTTGAGAATAAAAATTTTATCAGTCTCGATGATTATAATTTTTATTATTCACACTCGGAGTCTACAAATAAGATAGGAATTATTTATTTGAAAGGAGCTATTTCTTCGTATGGAACACGGCAGAATGATGCGGTAACAAGCGGTTACATGCTTGATCTTTTTGATCTTGCAGTCAATGATCCTGACGTTAAAGCTATTGTGTTACGCATTGATTCAGGCGGCGGAGAAGTTTTTGCCTCTGAGGAAATACGCCGTGCAGTAGAACGCTGCATTGTAAGGGCAAAAAAACCGGTGGTTGTTTCGATGGGAGCAGTTGCCGCTTCCGGCGCATACTGGATTGCTTCATCTGCGGATTATATTTTCGCCTCTCCGTATACGATTACCGGCTCAATCGGTGTGCTTGCGGTGATGCCGACTTTTGAAGCTGCGCTGCAAAAATATTTGGGTATTACCGTTGACGGAGTATATTTGCACAAGTTTCGTCCTTACACCGGAGTGAAGAATATGAGTGAGACTGATAAGAGTCTGTTGCAATTTGAGATAATGAGTATCTATAAAAATTTTATTACCAAGGTTTCTACCGGAAGAAAACTTTCGTTTGATAAAGTTTCCGATATTGCGGGAGGTAAAGTGTATTCAGGAGCTACGGCAAAAAACCTCGGTTTGGTTGACGAGCTTGGAAATTTATCCGATGCTATTGCGTATGCCGCAAAACTAGCTGATTGCGACGGTTATTCAACTAAGGTTATTAAACGCCCTCTTTCGTATAAAGAAGAATTGCTAAAATCCTTGATGGAAGCTAAGGCGGAAATGAATATTTCTTCAAATGACTTTAGGATTTTATATGAGCTGCTTTCTTTGCGTTCTAAACGGGGCGTTTACGTATATACACCGGTAAAATTACAGTGGAATACTAACGACTAA